A genomic window from Nicotiana sylvestris chromosome 11, ASM39365v2, whole genome shotgun sequence includes:
- the LOC138880949 gene encoding uncharacterized protein — protein MKRFIEVNWNTIPDPDLYMHEDGYYIIKFKTMEDMQEILLAGPYTINNRPIILKQWTTDFDFKKEFPTEIPLWIRFPKLPLNCWGVNSLNRIASSINTPTYADECTAKQLRVYYARMLIEVDVTKPLKDEVIVEDSNGKTLMQPINYDWKPKFCETCQVIGHNCEQEGRGQK, from the coding sequence ATGAAAAGGTTTATAGAAGTTAATTGGAACACAATTCCAGATCCAGATCTATATATGCATGAGGATGGGTATTACATTATCAAGTTTAAGACGATGGAGGATATGCAGGAAATTCTGTTAGCTGGTCCATACACAATCAATAATAGGCCTATTATTCTTAAACAATGGACAACTGATTTCGATTTTAAGAAGGAATTCCCCACTGAAATTCCTTTATGGATTAGATTTCCAAAACTTCCACTGAATTGCTGGGGAGTGAACTCACTAAATAGAATAGCAAGTTCAATTAACACGCCTACGTATGCTGATGAGTGTACTGCTAAACAATTGAGAGTATACTATGCCAGGATGCTAATAGAGGTGGATGTGACAAAACCTCTGAAGGATGAAGTAATTGTTGAAGATTCAAATGGAAAGACCTTAATGCAGCCAATTAACTATGATTGGAAACCTAAATTCTGTGAAACATGTCAGGTCATTGGGCATAACTGCGAGCAAGAAGGGAGAGGACAGAAGTAA
- the LOC104249772 gene encoding uncharacterized protein, giving the protein MNCKSSSTKFASIIAFLLFTSLFQLLNANEVVKSSDDQLNVLQLPVSDQEAKPEALDGVFQVFITRYDREYSTRQKKFGGCIDPPLCVSDSECANSACGHRCVKNGWNYHVCGMW; this is encoded by the exons atgaatTGCAAGAGTTCTTCAACAAAGTTTGCTTCTATTATTGCTTTCTTACTTTTTACATCTT TGTTCCAGCTGCTTAATGCAAATGAGGTGGTGAAGTCAAGTGATGATCAGTTAAATGTTCTACAACTTCCAGTATCTGATCAAGAGGCTAAACCAGAAGCACTTGATGGAGTGTTTCAAGTTTTCATAACTCGATATG ATCGAGAATATTCGACTCGTCAAAAAAAATTTGGCGGTTGTATCGACCCACCTCTTTGTGTATCTGACAGCGAATGTGCGAACTCAGCCTGCGGTCACAGGTGTGTGAAGAATGGATGGAATTACCATGTCTGTGGCATGTGGTGA